The segment GCCATCCCATCCACGTACACGTGATTGTTGCCGTCCAGATGGGCCAGCACCGGCACGCGGCTTTCCTGCTGTACACGTGCGATCAGCGACTTGCCGCCGCGAGGAACGATTACATCTACATACCGGACCAGACGCAGAAGCTCGCCTACCGCCACACGGTCCGGCGTGTCCACCATCCGGACAGCGTCTTCAGGCAGGTCCGCCTCGCGCAGGGCTTGACGGAACAGGTCGGCCAGAGCACGGGCGCTGGCAAAGCTTTCCGATCCCGGACGCAGGATGCAGGCGTTGCCGGATTTCAGGCACAGCGCCGCCGCGTCCACGGTCACATTGGGGCGGCTTTCATAGATCACGCCGATCACCCCCAGCGGCACCCGTACACGCCGGATGCGCAGGCCGCTGGCCACCGTCCATTCAGTAATGGTCTGACCCACCGGATCAGGCAGGACAGCGACCAGATCCAGGCTTGCCGCGATCGCCTCGATGCGCTGTGGATCCAGTTTCAGGCGATCCATCTGCGCGGCCGTCAGATCCTGGGCTGCTGCAAGATCCTGCCGGTTGGCCTGAAGAACAATATCAGCGTTCCGGCGCAACAGGGCAGCAGCCTTTTTCAGAGCCGTATTTTTGGCCCGTGTCGAGGCGGTCCGAAGCTGCCGGGATGCCGCTTTCGCCGCCTGCCCGGTTTTTTCCATATCCGTCACAGCAGCACCAGATCATCGCGGTGGATGATCTCCTCCCGCCCCCTGTAGCCCAGGATGGCTTCCACGGCGTCACTCTGACGGCCCATGATTTTGCGGACTTCAGTGCTGTCATAGGCCACCAGGCCACGGGCCAGCTCTGTCCTCCCGGGCGACAGAACCGTGACGGAATCTCCCCGGCTGAACTCTCCTGTAACCGCGCGGATGCCCACGGGCAACAGACTTTTTCCCTGATCCAGCGCCCGGACGGCACCATCGTCGATGGTCAGGCTGCCCCGGGGATTGAGACTTCCGCCGATCCATTTTTTCCGGGCAGTCACAGGGGAATCGTCGGGAATGAACCAGGTGTACCGGCCCGGCTTTTCCAAAGCCTGGAGGGGATTGACCAGATTGCCCCGGGCGATGGCCATGGCACATCCGCCCCTGAGGGCGATGCGCGCCGCCTCGATCTTGGTACGCATGCCGCCGGTGCCGAACCCGGACCGCGAGTCTCCCGCCATGGCCAGGATATCCGGCGTCAGGCTGCGCACCTCCGGAATCAGCTGCGCCCCAGGGTCAATCGTGGGATCGGCTGTGTACAGGCCGTCGATATCCGACAGCAGGACCAGGCAGTCCGCCTCGATCATGGTGGCTACACGGGCGGACAGACGATCGTTGTCCCCATAGCGATGCGCAGGCGTCGTGACTGTGTCGTTCTCATTGATGATGGGCACAATGCCCATGGACAGAAGGCCGCGGATGGCCGCGCGGCTGTTCAGATAGCGGGAGCGTTCCTCCGTGTCGTCGGGCGTCAGCAGCACCTGGGCGGCTGTCACATCCTTCCGGGCCAGTTCCTCTTGCCAGGTGTGGGCCATCCGGATCTGGCCACAGGCGGCAGCGGCCTGTCTCTGCTCCAGCTCCAGGGGGCCGGAAACCAGCTTCAGCACGCGGCGGCCCAGCGAAATGGCGCCGGAAGATACGACAGCCACCTCCTGTCCCCGGTCCCGGCAGGCGCAGATATCTTCGATCAGCCCCCCAAGCCAGGGGCGGCGGACCTCGTTTCTCTTTCCGTCCACCAGAAGGGACGATCCGACCTTGATGACAATACGCCTGGCTGACAGCAGACGGCTCTGGAATACCGATAAAATCCGGGACATGGGGTGCACTCACTGCCTGGGGAAGGAAATCTTCCTGCAGGCTGTGAAAAGCCTGCAGTCAACGCGCGACAGATTCCCCGCAAGGTCGGTCTGCTGCGCCGCACTGCATCTGTGTGCAAATGTTGAAAAAAGAAGTCATGAATGCAGGCCTGTACCCTGGAAAAGAGGGGCTGATTATAACACAGGACCTGAAATGAACAAGGGACCGGGATCTCCTCCCGGCCCCTTGCCGTATCCTTGCGCGCCTTCAGGCGGCGGCCAGGGCCTCTTCCGCTTTCAGGGCTTCCTTCATTTTCGGATGTTGCTCAAGGCGGGCGCGATAGGCTTTGATGTTTGGCCATTTGTCCAGGCTGATCTTGTGATAGTCGGCATAATTGGCCACCATGACAAAGGCATAGAGATCAGCAACGGTCAGGCTGTCGCCCATCAGGTACTGTTTTCCTGCCAGGGCCGAATCCAGAAAACCAAACCGCCTGTCCAGGTTGGCCAGAGCGTTTTCCCTGTGCCCCGGGGTAACAGGATAGAACAGCGGCGCGAAGTTCTTGTGCAGTTCTGTGCCGATAAAATTCAGCCATTCCTGGACCCGGTAACGCTGCATGGTTCCGGCCGGAGGAATGAGGCCTGCCTGGGGCTTCAGGTCGGCCAGATACTGGAGAACCACAGCGTTCTCCGTCAGGATCTCGCCATTGTCCAGCTTCAGGAAGGGAACGTATCCTCTCGGGTTGAGGACATCCATACTTTCACCCCTGGCGGTTTTTCTGGTCTGCATGTCGACCTTTTCCATATCCACGGACAAACCCAGGATACGGGCAGCAAGATTGGTTGCAGCCTTCGGCGTTGTATAAAGTTTCATGACAGTCCTCTTCACAGTCTGGTTCAGGATTCAGGGTTCATCATAGCAGGATTTGTGACAACAGAATGGCCGCGTGGGGCTGATGCAGAAACAGGCTTGCAGGAAAATGGCGCGAGTGACGGGACTTGAACCCGCGGCCTCCGGCGTGACAGGCCGGCGCTCTAACCAACTGAGCTACACCCGCGCAGCGTGTAACAGGCGGCCTGAATAGGGCACCCCGTCCATAAAGTCAATCTCTGATATTGTGGAAGACAGATGATAGCGCTGGCTGGACCGGTCCTCCTGCGTCAAGGCCTGGGAGGACACTCCTTCGTTCTGACGGTTTCGGCTGGGGGTTCCTGGCGTAAGCCAGCCGTAGCCCGTAAGGGCGAAGGCTGGTGGGCGATGAGGGTTTCGAACCCCCGACCCTCTCGGTGTAAACGAGATGCTCTACCGCTGAGCTAATCGCCCGCGAGGGGTTTAGCGTAAAGGAAAAAAGAAAACAACCCTGACGGAAAAATTTTCACAAAAAAACCGGCCGGACTTGCGCCCGGCCGGTTCTTTGAGACAGCAGACTGTCTTACTTCTTGCCGACGGCGTCTTTCAGTGCCTTGCCGGCGGAGAACTTTGGACGCTTCCCGGCAGGAATCTTCAGCTTTGCGCCTGTGCGGGGATTGCGGCCTTCGC is part of the Pseudomonadota bacterium genome and harbors:
- a CDS encoding glutamate-5-semialdehyde dehydrogenase, which encodes MEKTGQAAKAASRQLRTASTRAKNTALKKAAALLRRNADIVLQANRQDLAAAQDLTAAQMDRLKLDPQRIEAIAASLDLVAVLPDPVGQTITEWTVASGLRIRRVRVPLGVIGVIYESRPNVTVDAAALCLKSGNACILRPGSESFASARALADLFRQALREADLPEDAVRMVDTPDRVAVGELLRLVRYVDVIVPRGGKSLIARVQQESRVPVLAHLDGNNHVYVDGMA
- the proB gene encoding glutamate 5-kinase → MSRILSVFQSRLLSARRIVIKVGSSLLVDGKRNEVRRPWLGGLIEDICACRDRGQEVAVVSSGAISLGRRVLKLVSGPLELEQRQAAAACGQIRMAHTWQEELARKDVTAAQVLLTPDDTEERSRYLNSRAAIRGLLSMGIVPIINENDTVTTPAHRYGDNDRLSARVATMIEADCLVLLSDIDGLYTADPTIDPGAQLIPEVRSLTPDILAMAGDSRSGFGTGGMRTKIEAARIALRGGCAMAIARGNLVNPLQALEKPGRYTWFIPDDSPVTARKKWIGGSLNPRGSLTIDDGAVRALDQGKSLLPVGIRAVTGEFSRGDSVTVLSPGRTELARGLVAYDSTEVRKIMGRQSDAVEAILGYRGREEIIHRDDLVLL
- a CDS encoding glutathione S-transferase family protein, with product MKLYTTPKAATNLAARILGLSVDMEKVDMQTRKTARGESMDVLNPRGYVPFLKLDNGEILTENAVVLQYLADLKPQAGLIPPAGTMQRYRVQEWLNFIGTELHKNFAPLFYPVTPGHRENALANLDRRFGFLDSALAGKQYLMGDSLTVADLYAFVMVANYADYHKISLDKWPNIKAYRARLEQHPKMKEALKAEEALAAA